The following are encoded together in the Culex pipiens pallens isolate TS chromosome 1, TS_CPP_V2, whole genome shotgun sequence genome:
- the LOC120430173 gene encoding uncharacterized protein LOC120430173 isoform X1, whose product MRCLGGVLAILVLLIVATSAEDSSFRILAPKFICGKSKAEGTSENQTNSGVSQQITIGLQTKGGQKLKYQVTVTFTLPGFVSQRHTLQLWKSVRQLEQRLEKERDAISDTNQILIMNEELVAGVIYTFNIVAIGEAGPIGVGQNFTIMYRGRNSQASVDQDGSSNSEDVSLLLLGAEVCYADIPYILKARLIFCEPKNDYKLAWSITGVDHVSVNTESSVLQIPSGVLSPGSIYSISVRVVGTSSGNEIVKTTMKLTVLKRPLRGNIYPFDATVGFAQTTEVRVAYNKPVDEVSWECKESADINCTGNLIQAKNLVTTSFLKESKFQISASIEQLTLVSNIQVNAKSTISVTLQKTPPLYLIPGNRYEVTVDVAGLVPKCTSNWTLSNEEGFAYFDTSAIGGLGSIFINDIEENFLSELVDYGNDTVEREVRLIIPKEAELARNALYKFRLVTTCPEPIDDSVDAGKTRVSVVSYWDMVLETNAPPSGLPLTVTPADNGTALSTFYTLSTGIANDTASDFPLRYTYWYVADGNTVQVGDFYEVMSTETQLPYSEKNVSVFYTVCDARQACARIDGPQLRVHANPSIGLPDVLFRLDVVQKHYARGNYQESMKVAFETLLTLKNQASGLYDEAYSKYTTILESQIKSIKEAFAQQSSYITQTSVLQFALQAKAIIDFKRGSNDHLLGELLELIDSVDRKPSRRRRAANPEPILTTKEVDSVTAKLEVYKSIVNSPSANSHGTNQLLAFIPNATRMYCEMEESRYSGEDGWLVLETKRLKATERNLLSSADRIPSDNPRVSLGSVDGAKTEQSLNNVSLLCLGKILYGRDLMNGTGSPMGMYQVILVAVYNNATQKTLDWKEGKYVWNVTVDGNATNYECQVWNDDTKWGSKSCNSSYLGSHVVCECTQLNYLRIIPVNESAVVEITTISPTTTQLSTDPTAKTTETVITTGSDMVTFTPTTDASASPTTPTSPAPATQPPTPPKITSPTKATQPPTPPPQPNSTTPPTTIPTLPPSASPLNSTQMASASLTSGGALGYSILGALALCAVLTMAAFVLYRRRRNTTSLVDELQGIAGRVRAQSLPVRYARFQDEHNMSGDNVSTISDTVTV is encoded by the exons ATGAGGTGCCTTGGTGGAGTCCTCGCCATTTTAGTGCTGCTGATTGTGGCAACATCCGCT GAGGACTCTAGCTTCAGAATTTTGGCACCAAAATTCATCTGCGGAAAGTCGAAAGCGGAGGGCACCTCGGAGAATCAGACCAATTCCGGTGTATCGCAGCAAATTACAATTGG CCTGCAGACCAAGGGTGGCCAGAAGTTGAAATATCAAGTAACTGTTACGTTTACGCTGCCCGGGTTCGTCAGCCAACGCCACACGCTGCAGCTGTGGAAAAGTGTCCGACAGCTCGAGCAAAGGCTTGAGAAGGAGCGGGATGCGATATCCGACacgaatcaaattttgatcatgaACGAAGAGTTGGTAGCGGGGGTAATTTACACGTTCAACATTGTGGCGATTGGAGAGGCGGGCCCCATTGGCGTTGGTCAAAACTTTACGATTATGTATCGCGGACGGAATTCACAGGCTTCGGTAGATCAGGATGGTTCATCGAACAGCGAGGACGTTTCGTTGCTACTGCTCGGGGCCGAGGTGTGTTACGCGGATATTCCGTACATTCTGAAGGCTCGACTTATATTTTGTGAGCCGAAGAACGACTACAAGCTGGCGTGGAGCATTACAGGGGTCGATCACGTGAGTGTCAATACTGAATCAAGTGTGCTGCAGATCCCATCGGGTGTGCTGAGTCCAGGTTCAATATATTCTATAAGCGTTCGCGTGGTTGGAACGTCGAGCGGTAACGAAATTGTTAAGACAACGATGAAACTGACTGTATTGAAGCGACCTCTGAGGGGAAACATCTACCCCTTTGATGCTACAGTTGGTTTTGCACAAACTACGGAAGTTAGGGTTGCCTACAACAAGCCAGTCGACGAGGTTTCCTGGGAGTGTAAGGAGTCTGCAGATATTAACTGTACTGGAAACTTGATTCAAGCGAAGAATTTAGTGACAACGTCATTCTTGAAAGAGTCCAAGTTCCAGATATCTGCCTCGATAGAACAGTTAACACTCGTTTCGAACATCCAAGTAAATGCCAAGTCTACAATTTCTGTAACGCTCCAGAAGACACCCCCGCTCTATCTGATACCTGGTAATCGTTACGAAGTAACCGTGGACGTAGCCGGTCTCGTTCCAAAGTGTACAAGCAACTGGACTCTCTCAAATGAAGAAGGCTTCGCGTATTTCGACACCAGCGCAATCGGTGGACTCGGAAGCATCTTCATCAACGATATCGAGGAAAACTTCCTGTCTGAACTGGTCGACTACGGAAACGACACCGTTGAACGGGAAGTCCGGCTGATCATTCCAAAAGAAGCTGAATTGGCCCGCAATGCGTTGTACAAGTTTCGGCTGGTTACGACTTGTCCCGAGCCAATCGACGACAGTGTTGACGCCGGCAAGACTCGAGTCAGCGTCGTAAGCTACTGGGACATGGTACTAGAAACGAACGCGCCTCCGAGTGGGCTACCGTTAACGGTAACTCCCGCGGACAATGGTACAGCGCTGAGCACGTTCTACACGTTGTCAACGGGGATCGCTAACGATACAGCGTCGGATTTCCCGCTAAGATATACGTACTGGTACGTCGCCGATGGCAATACGGTCCAGGTTGGAGACTTCTACGAGGTAATGTCAACGGAAACGCAACTGCCGTACTCCGAAAAGAACGTGTCCGTGTTTTATACGGTATGTGATGCGCGGCAAGCATGCGCCCGCATAGATGGTCCTCAACTGCGCGTGCATGCAAATCCTTCGATAGGTTTGCCCGATGTTCTGTTCCGGCTAGATGTCGTCCAGAAACATTATGCTCGAGGAAACTACCAAGAATCAATGAAGGTTGCGTTCGAAACGTTGCTAACACTTAAAAATCAAGCATCTGGCCTGTACGACGAGGCGTACTCGAAATATACGACAATCCTGGAGTCTCAGATAAAGTCCATCAAGGAAGCGTTCGCCCAGCAATCTAGCTACATCACCCAAACCAGCGTACTGCAATTTGCCTTGCAGGCCAAAGCCATCATCGACTTCAAGCGTGGTAGCAACGATCACCTGCTGGGCGAACTTCTCGAGTTGATCGACTCCGTTGACCGCAAACCTTCGCGTAGGAGACGTGCCGCTAATCCTGAACCAATCCTAACAACCAAGGAAGTCGATAGCGTAACCGCTAAGTTGGAGGTCTACAAAAGCATTGTTAATTCGCCCAGTGCAAACTCACACGGAACAAATCAACTGTTGGCGTTCATCCCGAACGCTACCAGAATGTACTGCGAGATGGAGGAGTCGCGGTACTCGGGGGAGGACGGATGGCTCGTGCTGGAGACTAAGCGATTGAAAGCAACGGAGAGGAATTTGCTCTCGAGTGCCGATCGGATTCCTTCGGATAACCCACGTGTATCGCTGGGGTCTGTTGATGGAGCGAAAACCGAACAGTCGTTGAACAATGTGAGCTTGCTCTGTTTGGGCAAAATTCTCTACGGAAGAGATCTGATGAATGGGACAGGATCGCCAATGGGAATGTACCAAGTGATCCTGGTGGCGGTTTACAACAACGCAACTCAAAAGACGCTCGACTGGAAGGAGGGGAAGTATGTTTGGAACGTTACCGTGGACGGAAATGCAACTAACTATGAG TGTCAAGTCTGGAATGATGACACCAAATGGGGTAGCAAATCGTGCAACAGTTCGTACCTTGGCTCTCACGTCGTCTGTGAATGCACTCAGTTGAACTATCTGCG AATCATCCCCGTCAATGAAAGCGCGGTCGTAGAAATTACGACAATCTCACCAACCACGACTCAACTGTCGACAGATCCAACTGCTAAGACCACCGAAACAGTCATCACTACAGGAAGTGACATGGTGACGTTCACTCCAACTACCGATGCATCGGCTTCGCCGACTACACCCACAAGTCCTGCCCCCGCTACCCAGCCACCAACTCCACCCAAAATCACAAGTCCTACCAAAGCCACCCAGCCACCAACACCCCCACCCCAACCCAACTCTACCACCCCACCAACCACCATCCCAACCCTCCCTCCCTCGGCAAGTCCGCTAAACTCCACCCAAATGGCGTCCGCGTCACTCACCTCAGGTGGCGCTCTCGGATATTCCATCCTGGGCGCCCTTGCGCTTTGTGCCGTGCTCACAATGGCTGCCTTTGTGCTGTACCGCCGTCGCCGGAACACGACCTCGCTGGTGGACGAGCTGCAGGGCATTGCGGGTCGGGTTCGGGCGCAGTCGCTGCCGGTGCGGTACGCGCGCTTTCAGGACGAGCACAACATGAGCGGAGACAACGTGTCCACCATCTCGGACACGGTGACGGTTTGA
- the LOC120430173 gene encoding uncharacterized protein LOC120430173 isoform X2, with product MNEELVAGVIYTFNIVAIGEAGPIGVGQNFTIMYRGRNSQASVDQDGSSNSEDVSLLLLGAEVCYADIPYILKARLIFCEPKNDYKLAWSITGVDHVSVNTESSVLQIPSGVLSPGSIYSISVRVVGTSSGNEIVKTTMKLTVLKRPLRGNIYPFDATVGFAQTTEVRVAYNKPVDEVSWECKESADINCTGNLIQAKNLVTTSFLKESKFQISASIEQLTLVSNIQVNAKSTISVTLQKTPPLYLIPGNRYEVTVDVAGLVPKCTSNWTLSNEEGFAYFDTSAIGGLGSIFINDIEENFLSELVDYGNDTVEREVRLIIPKEAELARNALYKFRLVTTCPEPIDDSVDAGKTRVSVVSYWDMVLETNAPPSGLPLTVTPADNGTALSTFYTLSTGIANDTASDFPLRYTYWYVADGNTVQVGDFYEVMSTETQLPYSEKNVSVFYTVCDARQACARIDGPQLRVHANPSIGLPDVLFRLDVVQKHYARGNYQESMKVAFETLLTLKNQASGLYDEAYSKYTTILESQIKSIKEAFAQQSSYITQTSVLQFALQAKAIIDFKRGSNDHLLGELLELIDSVDRKPSRRRRAANPEPILTTKEVDSVTAKLEVYKSIVNSPSANSHGTNQLLAFIPNATRMYCEMEESRYSGEDGWLVLETKRLKATERNLLSSADRIPSDNPRVSLGSVDGAKTEQSLNNVSLLCLGKILYGRDLMNGTGSPMGMYQVILVAVYNNATQKTLDWKEGKYVWNVTVDGNATNYECQVWNDDTKWGSKSCNSSYLGSHVVCECTQLNYLRIIPVNESAVVEITTISPTTTQLSTDPTAKTTETVITTGSDMVTFTPTTDASASPTTPTSPAPATQPPTPPKITSPTKATQPPTPPPQPNSTTPPTTIPTLPPSASPLNSTQMASASLTSGGALGYSILGALALCAVLTMAAFVLYRRRRNTTSLVDELQGIAGRVRAQSLPVRYARFQDEHNMSGDNVSTISDTVTV from the exons atgaACGAAGAGTTGGTAGCGGGGGTAATTTACACGTTCAACATTGTGGCGATTGGAGAGGCGGGCCCCATTGGCGTTGGTCAAAACTTTACGATTATGTATCGCGGACGGAATTCACAGGCTTCGGTAGATCAGGATGGTTCATCGAACAGCGAGGACGTTTCGTTGCTACTGCTCGGGGCCGAGGTGTGTTACGCGGATATTCCGTACATTCTGAAGGCTCGACTTATATTTTGTGAGCCGAAGAACGACTACAAGCTGGCGTGGAGCATTACAGGGGTCGATCACGTGAGTGTCAATACTGAATCAAGTGTGCTGCAGATCCCATCGGGTGTGCTGAGTCCAGGTTCAATATATTCTATAAGCGTTCGCGTGGTTGGAACGTCGAGCGGTAACGAAATTGTTAAGACAACGATGAAACTGACTGTATTGAAGCGACCTCTGAGGGGAAACATCTACCCCTTTGATGCTACAGTTGGTTTTGCACAAACTACGGAAGTTAGGGTTGCCTACAACAAGCCAGTCGACGAGGTTTCCTGGGAGTGTAAGGAGTCTGCAGATATTAACTGTACTGGAAACTTGATTCAAGCGAAGAATTTAGTGACAACGTCATTCTTGAAAGAGTCCAAGTTCCAGATATCTGCCTCGATAGAACAGTTAACACTCGTTTCGAACATCCAAGTAAATGCCAAGTCTACAATTTCTGTAACGCTCCAGAAGACACCCCCGCTCTATCTGATACCTGGTAATCGTTACGAAGTAACCGTGGACGTAGCCGGTCTCGTTCCAAAGTGTACAAGCAACTGGACTCTCTCAAATGAAGAAGGCTTCGCGTATTTCGACACCAGCGCAATCGGTGGACTCGGAAGCATCTTCATCAACGATATCGAGGAAAACTTCCTGTCTGAACTGGTCGACTACGGAAACGACACCGTTGAACGGGAAGTCCGGCTGATCATTCCAAAAGAAGCTGAATTGGCCCGCAATGCGTTGTACAAGTTTCGGCTGGTTACGACTTGTCCCGAGCCAATCGACGACAGTGTTGACGCCGGCAAGACTCGAGTCAGCGTCGTAAGCTACTGGGACATGGTACTAGAAACGAACGCGCCTCCGAGTGGGCTACCGTTAACGGTAACTCCCGCGGACAATGGTACAGCGCTGAGCACGTTCTACACGTTGTCAACGGGGATCGCTAACGATACAGCGTCGGATTTCCCGCTAAGATATACGTACTGGTACGTCGCCGATGGCAATACGGTCCAGGTTGGAGACTTCTACGAGGTAATGTCAACGGAAACGCAACTGCCGTACTCCGAAAAGAACGTGTCCGTGTTTTATACGGTATGTGATGCGCGGCAAGCATGCGCCCGCATAGATGGTCCTCAACTGCGCGTGCATGCAAATCCTTCGATAGGTTTGCCCGATGTTCTGTTCCGGCTAGATGTCGTCCAGAAACATTATGCTCGAGGAAACTACCAAGAATCAATGAAGGTTGCGTTCGAAACGTTGCTAACACTTAAAAATCAAGCATCTGGCCTGTACGACGAGGCGTACTCGAAATATACGACAATCCTGGAGTCTCAGATAAAGTCCATCAAGGAAGCGTTCGCCCAGCAATCTAGCTACATCACCCAAACCAGCGTACTGCAATTTGCCTTGCAGGCCAAAGCCATCATCGACTTCAAGCGTGGTAGCAACGATCACCTGCTGGGCGAACTTCTCGAGTTGATCGACTCCGTTGACCGCAAACCTTCGCGTAGGAGACGTGCCGCTAATCCTGAACCAATCCTAACAACCAAGGAAGTCGATAGCGTAACCGCTAAGTTGGAGGTCTACAAAAGCATTGTTAATTCGCCCAGTGCAAACTCACACGGAACAAATCAACTGTTGGCGTTCATCCCGAACGCTACCAGAATGTACTGCGAGATGGAGGAGTCGCGGTACTCGGGGGAGGACGGATGGCTCGTGCTGGAGACTAAGCGATTGAAAGCAACGGAGAGGAATTTGCTCTCGAGTGCCGATCGGATTCCTTCGGATAACCCACGTGTATCGCTGGGGTCTGTTGATGGAGCGAAAACCGAACAGTCGTTGAACAATGTGAGCTTGCTCTGTTTGGGCAAAATTCTCTACGGAAGAGATCTGATGAATGGGACAGGATCGCCAATGGGAATGTACCAAGTGATCCTGGTGGCGGTTTACAACAACGCAACTCAAAAGACGCTCGACTGGAAGGAGGGGAAGTATGTTTGGAACGTTACCGTGGACGGAAATGCAACTAACTATGAG TGTCAAGTCTGGAATGATGACACCAAATGGGGTAGCAAATCGTGCAACAGTTCGTACCTTGGCTCTCACGTCGTCTGTGAATGCACTCAGTTGAACTATCTGCG AATCATCCCCGTCAATGAAAGCGCGGTCGTAGAAATTACGACAATCTCACCAACCACGACTCAACTGTCGACAGATCCAACTGCTAAGACCACCGAAACAGTCATCACTACAGGAAGTGACATGGTGACGTTCACTCCAACTACCGATGCATCGGCTTCGCCGACTACACCCACAAGTCCTGCCCCCGCTACCCAGCCACCAACTCCACCCAAAATCACAAGTCCTACCAAAGCCACCCAGCCACCAACACCCCCACCCCAACCCAACTCTACCACCCCACCAACCACCATCCCAACCCTCCCTCCCTCGGCAAGTCCGCTAAACTCCACCCAAATGGCGTCCGCGTCACTCACCTCAGGTGGCGCTCTCGGATATTCCATCCTGGGCGCCCTTGCGCTTTGTGCCGTGCTCACAATGGCTGCCTTTGTGCTGTACCGCCGTCGCCGGAACACGACCTCGCTGGTGGACGAGCTGCAGGGCATTGCGGGTCGGGTTCGGGCGCAGTCGCTGCCGGTGCGGTACGCGCGCTTTCAGGACGAGCACAACATGAGCGGAGACAACGTGTCCACCATCTCGGACACGGTGACGGTTTGA